A part of Larkinella insperata genomic DNA contains:
- a CDS encoding M20/M25/M40 family metallo-hydrolase — MNYRLLAFLLFLTAPLLAQEPSADRIQKHIEKLASDKMKGRGTGSRENAKAATYIARHFRKYGLKPLGDDGYYQHFTARVRRVVVTDSVRKAANVIGFLDNGATNTILIGAHYDHLGTGNQGSSLAENAQGQIHNGADDNASGVAGLLELAQYYANNGVKEPYNILFMGFGAEELGLLGSRHFLNHPTLPLDRLNFMICMDMIGRYDPNRGVGIGGYGTADAWPDVFKDVTAGIKFFTDRAGNGGSDNAAFYAKQIPVLFFHTGGHPDYHKPGDDPEKIDAKAEEEILRLEIKVIDNAMKLPKMTFTPVK; from the coding sequence ATGAACTACCGCTTGCTTGCCTTTTTACTTTTTCTGACGGCCCCGCTTCTGGCGCAGGAACCCTCGGCCGACCGCATTCAAAAACACATTGAAAAACTCGCTTCCGATAAAATGAAAGGGCGGGGAACGGGCAGCCGCGAAAATGCCAAAGCGGCTACCTACATCGCCCGGCATTTCCGAAAATACGGCCTGAAACCGCTGGGCGACGATGGCTACTACCAGCACTTTACGGCCCGGGTCCGGCGGGTGGTGGTGACCGACAGCGTGCGCAAAGCCGCCAACGTCATCGGGTTTCTGGACAACGGCGCCACCAACACCATCTTGATCGGTGCTCACTACGATCACCTGGGCACGGGCAATCAGGGCAGTTCGCTGGCGGAAAACGCACAGGGGCAGATTCACAACGGCGCCGACGACAATGCTTCGGGCGTGGCCGGGTTGCTGGAACTGGCCCAGTATTACGCCAACAATGGCGTGAAAGAACCGTACAACATCCTGTTTATGGGGTTTGGCGCGGAAGAACTCGGTTTGCTGGGTTCGCGGCACTTTCTGAACCACCCGACGCTGCCGCTGGACCGGCTGAATTTCATGATTTGCATGGACATGATTGGCCGGTATGACCCAAACCGGGGCGTGGGTATCGGGGGTTACGGCACCGCCGACGCCTGGCCGGACGTGTTCAAAGACGTGACGGCGGGCATTAAATTCTTTACCGACCGGGCCGGAAACGGTGGCTCCGACAATGCGGCTTTCTACGCCAAACAGATTCCCGTGCTGTTTTTCCATACCGGCGGTCACCCGGATTACCACAAGCCGGGCGACGATCCCGAGAAAATCGACGCCAAGGCGGAAGAGGAAATTCTGCGGCTGGAAATCAAGGTGATCGATAACGCCATGAAACTGCCCAAAATGACGTTTACGCCGGTGAAGTGA
- the bla gene encoding subclass B1 metallo-beta-lactamase gives MRILTAFLLAVLFHGFTQAQTASKPKLVVTPLNDQVLVHTTYGVYQNNSIPSNGLIIKTKDGIVLVDTGWDSDGNTDNTRQLLQWVADNLHQPVRLCIVTHAHEDRIGGVSELRKAGVRVVGTPLTAQKTVKLGYEAPEGSLPNDTTFTIGQEPIRCYFPGEGHTSDNIVVWLPRQKILHGGCFVKSVAAFGMGNVADANLKAWSTSIRNVMQQFGTATIVVPGHEEWSDTKALEHTLRLLEKHGAKQQR, from the coding sequence ATGCGCATTCTGACAGCATTCCTTTTGGCGGTCCTTTTTCACGGCTTTACCCAGGCGCAAACGGCGTCGAAACCCAAGCTGGTGGTTACGCCCCTTAACGACCAGGTGCTCGTTCATACGACCTACGGGGTTTACCAGAACAACAGCATTCCTTCCAACGGACTAATTATCAAAACGAAAGACGGCATTGTCCTGGTGGACACGGGTTGGGACAGCGACGGCAATACCGACAACACCCGGCAACTGCTCCAGTGGGTGGCCGACAACCTGCATCAACCCGTCCGGCTTTGCATTGTCACGCACGCCCACGAAGACCGCATCGGCGGGGTCAGCGAATTGCGAAAAGCGGGGGTCCGGGTGGTTGGTACCCCGTTGACGGCTCAGAAAACCGTTAAGCTGGGTTACGAAGCGCCCGAAGGCAGCCTACCAAACGATACGACTTTCACGATCGGGCAGGAACCGATTCGCTGTTATTTTCCGGGCGAAGGGCACACCAGCGACAACATTGTGGTCTGGCTACCCAGGCAGAAGATTCTGCACGGCGGCTGTTTTGTCAAAAGTGTGGCGGCTTTCGGCATGGGCAACGTCGCCGACGCCAACCTGAAGGCGTGGTCTACCTCCATCCGCAACGTGATGCAGCAGTTCGGTACGGCGACGATTGTGGTGCCCGGTCACGAGGAATGGAGCGACACCAAGGCGCTGGAGCACACGCTGCGGTTACTGGAGAAGCATGGTGCAAAGCAACAGCGGTGA
- a CDS encoding helix-turn-helix domain-containing protein: protein MKTEENNFTTLEQFKDQHYGQRGTAKREALEAGYENFKIGALLHEARLAKGLTQEQLAEKVGTTKSYISKIENNVKEVRLSTLQKIVESGLGGHLELSIKL, encoded by the coding sequence ATGAAGACGGAAGAAAATAATTTTACCACGCTGGAACAGTTTAAGGATCAGCACTACGGTCAGCGGGGTACGGCAAAACGGGAGGCCCTCGAAGCAGGTTACGAGAACTTCAAAATTGGTGCATTACTTCACGAAGCTCGGCTTGCAAAAGGATTGACTCAAGAGCAGCTTGCCGAAAAAGTGGGAACGACAAAGTCTTACATTTCAAAAATCGAGAACAACGTAAAAGAGGTTCGCCTTTCAACGCTTCAAAAAATTGTTGAAAGCGGTTTGGGCGGGCATTTAGAGCTATCGATTAAACTTTAA
- a CDS encoding type II toxin-antitoxin system RelE/ParE family toxin, producing MSENQKHRTIIFYRDFFQEFFVKQRDKVKEKIIWTLELIEDLPRVPETYLKHIENTDGLFEIRVQVGSDIFRIFCFFDQGKLVVLANGFQKKAQKTPKQEIEKALNIKEEYEDGRK from the coding sequence GTGAGTGAAAATCAGAAGCACCGGACCATTATTTTTTACAGGGATTTCTTTCAGGAGTTCTTCGTAAAGCAGCGGGACAAAGTGAAAGAGAAGATCATCTGGACACTGGAGCTGATCGAAGATCTCCCACGAGTTCCGGAAACATACCTCAAGCACATCGAAAATACGGATGGACTTTTTGAAATTCGGGTTCAGGTAGGTAGTGATATTTTCCGAATCTTTTGCTTCTTCGATCAAGGAAAATTGGTGGTTTTGGCAAACGGTTTTCAAAAGAAAGCGCAAAAGACTCCAAAACAAGAAATTGAGAAAGCACTCAACATAAAGGAAGAATATGAAGACGGAAGAAAATAA